The following are encoded together in the Pedobacter steynii genome:
- a CDS encoding winged helix-turn-helix transcriptional regulator: MKTECVGDYVKLDGKAYPCTISLAMDLIGGKWKAVILYHLKDVEKRYNELRKEVPNITEMTLSLQLKQLEKDGLVSRKVYGNKPPVKVIYSLTDFGKTFIPVLETITEWGNQIVSEKGEFVSNPL, encoded by the coding sequence ATGAAAACAGAATGTGTTGGTGATTACGTAAAACTAGATGGGAAAGCTTACCCCTGTACAATAAGCCTGGCGATGGATTTGATAGGCGGCAAATGGAAAGCGGTAATTCTCTACCATTTAAAAGATGTTGAAAAACGGTATAACGAGCTTCGGAAAGAAGTGCCAAATATTACTGAAATGACATTGAGTTTACAGTTGAAGCAATTGGAAAAGGACGGCCTTGTATCAAGAAAAGTATATGGCAACAAACCTCCTGTTAAGGTGATTTACAGTCTCACGGATTTTGGAAAAACATTTATCCCTGTCTTAGAAACAATTACAGAATGGGGAAATCAGATCGTTTCAGAAAAGGGTGAATTTGTGAGCAACCCTCTTTAA